In a genomic window of uncultured Flavobacterium sp.:
- the lpxA gene encoding acyl-ACP--UDP-N-acetylglucosamine O-acyltransferase translates to MNQPLAYVHPGAKIAKNVVIEPFTTIHNNVVIGDGTWIGSNVTIMEGARIGKNCNIFPGAVISAVPQDLKFGGEDSLAIIGDNCTIRECVTINRGTVASGQTILGNNCLVMAYAHIAHDCEIGNNAIIVNGVALAGHVVVGNHAVIGGLAAIHQFIHIGDHAMISGGSLVRKDVPPYTKAAKEPLSYVGINSVGLRRRGFSTEKIREIQEIYRILYQKNYNTTQALSIIEAEMEATPERDEILDFIRNSSRGIMKGYSGNY, encoded by the coding sequence ATGAATCAACCATTAGCATATGTTCATCCCGGCGCCAAAATCGCTAAAAACGTTGTAATAGAGCCTTTTACAACAATTCACAATAATGTTGTTATTGGTGATGGTACTTGGATTGGTTCAAATGTGACCATCATGGAAGGTGCTCGTATTGGTAAAAATTGTAATATTTTTCCAGGAGCTGTAATTTCTGCGGTGCCACAAGATTTAAAATTTGGAGGAGAAGATTCTCTTGCCATTATTGGAGACAATTGTACGATTAGAGAATGTGTTACTATAAACAGAGGTACAGTTGCGTCTGGGCAAACTATTCTTGGTAACAATTGTTTAGTTATGGCATATGCACATATTGCGCACGATTGCGAGATTGGTAACAATGCCATTATCGTAAACGGAGTTGCTCTTGCAGGTCACGTAGTTGTTGGTAATCATGCCGTAATTGGTGGTTTGGCAGCAATTCATCAATTTATTCACATTGGTGATCACGCAATGATTTCTGGTGGATCTTTGGTTCGAAAAGACGTTCCTCCTTATACAAAAGCTGCAAAAGAGCCATTATCATACGTAGGAATCAATTCAGTAGGTTTAAGAAGAAGAGGTTTTAGTACTGAGAAAATCAGAGAGATACAAGAAATCTACAGAATTTTATACCAAAAGAACTATAATACAACACAAGCTTTAAGTATTATTGAAGCCGAAATGGAAGCAACTCCTGAGAGAGATGAAATTCTTGATTTTATCAGAAATTCATCACGAGGAATTATGAAAGGTTATTCAGGAAACTATTAG
- the efp gene encoding elongation factor P, producing the protein MASTSDIRNGLCIKFNHDIYKIVEFLHVKPGKGPAFVRTKLRSLTTGRVLDNTFSAGHKIDVIRVETHNYQFLYAEGDEFHFMNTESFEQISLNKNILDAPGLLKEGTSVMVQVNTETDLPLSVDMPSSVVLEVTYAEPGVKGNTATNATKNATVETGASVNVPLFINEGDKIKIDTASGSYMERVKE; encoded by the coding sequence ATGGCATCTACATCAGATATTAGAAACGGATTGTGTATTAAATTCAATCATGATATTTATAAAATCGTTGAATTTCTTCACGTAAAACCTGGAAAAGGTCCAGCTTTCGTAAGAACAAAATTAAGAAGTTTAACTACAGGAAGAGTATTAGATAATACATTTTCTGCAGGTCATAAAATCGACGTTATTCGTGTAGAAACACATAATTATCAGTTTTTGTATGCTGAAGGAGATGAATTTCATTTCATGAACACAGAATCTTTTGAGCAAATTTCTTTGAATAAAAACATTCTAGATGCTCCGGGATTATTAAAAGAAGGAACAAGTGTAATGGTTCAGGTAAATACTGAAACTGATTTGCCTTTATCTGTAGATATGCCATCTTCTGTAGTTCTTGAAGTTACTTATGCTGAGCCTGGAGTAAAAGGAAATACAGCTACAAATGCTACAAAAAATGCAACAGTAGAAACTGGAGCATCAGTAAACGTTCCGTTGTTCATCAACGAAGGTGATAAAATTAAAATTGATACAGCTTCAGGTTCTTACATGGAGCGTGTAAAAGAGTAA
- a CDS encoding UDP-3-O-(3-hydroxymyristoyl)glucosamine N-acyltransferase: MKFPKIHSLQEIANLLQCEFIGDENFPVSGMNEIHVVEPGDIVFVDHPKYYDKALQSAATIVLINKRVDCPEGKALLISDDPFRDFNTLTKHFRPFQATNVSIALSATIGEGTVIQPNCFVGNNVTIGKNCLIHPNVTIYDHTVIGDNVMIHAGTILGADAFYYKKRPDGFDQLISGGRVVIEDNVGIGALCTIDKGVTGDTTIGAGTKLDNQVHVGHDTVIGKKCLIASQTGIAGCVVIEDEVTIWGQVGTTSGITIGAKAVIMGQTGVTKSVEGGKSYFGTPIEESREKLKQLANIKKIPEILNKLK; this comes from the coding sequence ATGAAATTTCCAAAGATTCATTCTTTACAAGAAATTGCAAATTTGCTTCAATGCGAATTTATTGGTGATGAAAACTTTCCGGTTTCAGGCATGAACGAGATTCATGTTGTTGAACCTGGAGATATAGTTTTTGTAGACCATCCAAAATACTACGATAAAGCTTTACAATCAGCTGCAACTATTGTTTTGATCAACAAAAGAGTAGATTGTCCGGAAGGTAAAGCACTTTTGATTTCTGATGATCCTTTCAGAGATTTTAATACTCTTACGAAACATTTTAGACCTTTTCAAGCTACGAATGTATCAATCGCTCTTTCTGCAACTATTGGAGAAGGAACTGTAATACAACCTAATTGTTTTGTTGGAAACAACGTTACAATCGGTAAAAACTGTTTGATACATCCTAACGTTACCATTTACGATCATACCGTAATTGGGGATAATGTGATGATTCATGCCGGCACTATTTTGGGTGCTGATGCATTTTATTATAAAAAACGTCCGGATGGTTTTGATCAGTTAATTTCTGGCGGAAGAGTTGTAATTGAAGATAATGTTGGTATTGGTGCGCTTTGTACGATTGACAAAGGTGTAACAGGCGATACGACAATTGGAGCAGGAACAAAATTGGATAATCAGGTGCATGTTGGACATGATACCGTGATTGGAAAAAAATGTTTAATAGCTTCACAAACTGGTATTGCAGGTTGCGTTGTTATTGAAGACGAAGTTACGATCTGGGGACAAGTAGGAACAACTAGCGGAATCACAATAGGAGCGAAGGCTGTTATTATGGGGCAAACAGGTGTTACTAAGTCAGTTGAAGGTGGGAAATCTTATTTTGGAACTCCTATCGAAGAATCAAGAGAGAAGCTAAAACAATTAGCCAACATCAAGAAAATTCCTGAAATTTTAAATAAATTGAAATAA
- a CDS encoding nuclear transport factor 2 family protein, with amino-acid sequence MSIKEFVQKFYKSDALIDSEIMKTYLHPDVKLDWNSTKGLIEMDYNSMLDMANELSRAYVRSKVRISHIIAEEDLVSIRYSHFVKTIENPREEMLLAHFATIWQIKDDKLYRGYQMSQFS; translated from the coding sequence ATGTCTATTAAAGAATTTGTTCAAAAATTTTACAAGTCAGATGCCTTAATCGATAGCGAAATCATGAAAACATATTTACATCCCGATGTAAAGTTAGATTGGAACAGCACGAAAGGATTGATCGAGATGGATTATAATTCGATGTTAGATATGGCAAATGAGTTAAGTCGTGCTTATGTGCGTTCTAAAGTCAGAATTAGCCATATTATTGCCGAAGAAGACTTAGTTTCAATTCGTTATTCTCATTTTGTGAAAACGATTGAAAACCCAAGAGAAGAGATGTTATTGGCCCATTTTGCTACAATTTGGCAAATAAAAGACGATAAATTATATCGTGGTTATCAAATGAGTCAATTTTCTTAA
- the sucD gene encoding succinate--CoA ligase subunit alpha, giving the protein MSVLVNKDSKIIVQGFTGSEGTFHASQMIEYGTNVVGGVTPGKGGTSHLDRPVFNTVKDAVDQAGADTSIIFVPPAFAADAIMEAADAGIKVIIAITEGIPVADMIKANNYVKERNSRLIGPNCPGVITPGEAKVGIMPGFVFKKGTVGIVSKSGTLTYEAADQVVKQGLGITTAIGIGGDPIIGTTTKEAVELLMNDPETEIIIMIGEIGGQLEADAARWVRADGNRKPVVGFIAGETAPAGRTMGHAGAIVGGSDDTAAAKKQIMRDNGIHVVDSPAEIGKKVKEVLG; this is encoded by the coding sequence ATGAGTGTTTTAGTTAATAAAGATTCCAAAATAATTGTTCAAGGATTTACAGGAAGCGAAGGAACTTTCCACGCTTCTCAAATGATTGAGTACGGTACTAATGTTGTTGGTGGTGTAACTCCTGGAAAAGGAGGAACTAGCCATTTAGATCGTCCGGTTTTTAACACAGTAAAAGACGCTGTTGACCAAGCTGGAGCTGATACATCTATTATTTTTGTACCGCCAGCTTTTGCTGCTGATGCAATTATGGAAGCTGCTGACGCTGGAATTAAAGTAATTATTGCTATTACAGAAGGAATTCCTGTAGCAGATATGATTAAAGCAAATAATTATGTTAAAGAAAGAAATTCTAGATTAATTGGACCAAACTGTCCAGGAGTTATTACTCCGGGTGAAGCTAAAGTTGGTATTATGCCAGGTTTCGTTTTCAAAAAAGGTACAGTTGGAATCGTTTCTAAATCAGGAACTTTAACTTACGAAGCTGCTGACCAAGTTGTAAAACAAGGTTTAGGAATCACTACAGCTATTGGTATTGGTGGAGATCCAATTATTGGAACTACAACTAAAGAAGCTGTTGAATTATTAATGAACGATCCAGAAACTGAAATCATCATTATGATTGGTGAAATTGGCGGTCAACTTGAAGCTGATGCTGCAAGATGGGTAAGAGCTGATGGTAACCGTAAACCAGTTGTTGGTTTTATCGCTGGAGAAACTGCTCCTGCTGGTAGAACAATGGGTCACGCAGGTGCTATTGTTGGTGGTTCTGATGATACTGCTGCTGCTAAAAAACAAATTATGAGAGACAACGGAATTCACGTTGTTGATTCACCAGCTGAAATTGGTAAAAAAGTAAAAGAAGTACTTGGATAA